In Sphingobacterium thalpophilum, a genomic segment contains:
- a CDS encoding protein-disulfide reductase DsbD domain-containing protein — translation MMVLPPKVRKNQFIRNLQPVKWSYAAKKINASEAVLYLKATIDDGWHLYSQHIAEGGPIKTSIKFAPSSSFTLIGKTIEPKPTTTFEKVFNMKVSFFSKQVIFQQKIKFKPGATNVKGSIEYMVCDDKQCLPPEEVSFTIPLNKN, via the coding sequence ATGATGGTATTACCACCAAAAGTGCGGAAGAACCAGTTTATCCGAAATCTACAACCAGTAAAGTGGAGCTATGCGGCAAAAAAAATCAATGCAAGTGAGGCTGTACTTTATTTAAAGGCAACAATAGATGATGGCTGGCATCTCTATTCTCAGCATATTGCAGAGGGTGGGCCTATTAAAACATCAATCAAATTTGCCCCTTCCTCATCATTTACCCTAATTGGAAAAACTATTGAGCCAAAACCAACAACAACTTTTGAAAAAGTTTTCAATATGAAAGTGAGTTTTTTTTCCAAACAAGTCATATTCCAACAGAAAATAAAGTTTAAACCAGGAGCGACTAATGTCAAAGGCAGTATCGAGTATATGGTTTGTGATGATAAGCAATGTCTTCCACCGGAAGAGGTATCTTTTACCATACCTCTTAATAAAAATTAA
- a CDS encoding ArsR family transcriptional regulator, with translation MPAKKSDYEPLEKQLSEFMRAMAHPARMAIMMRLAKEENCISETSIDDLPIVESSVVKHLKALENAGLIKGSTSIVRSSYCINWDAFWSFSDLFKMIFNDFAEKVAKQDCRSKVTGKILQIGWASSLILLAQ, from the coding sequence ATGCCAGCGAAAAAAAGTGACTATGAGCCTTTGGAAAAGCAACTATCTGAATTTATGAGAGCAATGGCCCATCCAGCCAGGATGGCCATCATGATGCGGCTTGCTAAAGAAGAAAATTGTATCAGTGAGACATCGATTGACGATTTGCCAATCGTAGAATCGTCGGTTGTAAAACATCTGAAGGCCTTAGAAAACGCTGGCCTGATAAAAGGCAGTACTTCTATCGTGAGGTCGAGCTACTGCATAAATTGGGATGCTTTTTGGTCATTTTCTGATCTTTTTAAAATGATTTTTAATGACTTTGCAGAGAAGGTGGCAAAACAAGATTGTAGAAGCAAAGTGACAGGAAAAATTCTGCAAATAGGTTGGGCAAGTTCATTGATTTTGTTAGCACAATAA
- the gcvH gene encoding glycine cleavage system protein GcvH, with product MKNPENNLYSKEHTWLKIEGETALVGITFFAQSELGEIVYVDLPKPGTSFKQDEEFGSVEALKTTSDLFMPISGEIIEINEELNKNPEWINTDPFGQGWMVKIKISQPSEAENLLSADSYREMVGM from the coding sequence ATGAAAAACCCAGAAAACAATCTTTATTCAAAAGAACACACGTGGCTTAAAATAGAAGGTGAAACTGCTTTAGTTGGGATCACTTTTTTTGCTCAGTCAGAACTAGGAGAAATTGTATATGTCGATCTTCCTAAACCGGGCACATCTTTTAAACAAGATGAAGAATTTGGCTCAGTGGAGGCTTTAAAAACTACAAGCGATCTATTTATGCCAATCTCGGGAGAAATCATTGAAATCAACGAAGAGCTCAATAAAAATCCCGAATGGATCAATACAGATCCGTTTGGACAAGGATGGATGGTTAAAATAAAAATTTCGCAACCTTCCGAGGCTGAAAATTTATTGTCAGCAGATTCCTACAGAGAAATGGTGGGAATGTAA
- a CDS encoding DUF6660 family protein has translation MELIFFYTFDKIKNKKVRFWSLFICTIVIALSFAPCADAAIRHNKTRSDFTTSNHSSSESHKNTKGDACSPFCVCTCCNVPTFLYRTTFPAIVVIFLQVAYPNSHPAKVVSTPLAIWQPPQLG, from the coding sequence TTGGAATTGATTTTTTTTTATACTTTTGACAAAATCAAAAATAAGAAAGTGAGATTTTGGAGCTTATTTATTTGCACTATAGTAATCGCATTGAGCTTTGCTCCATGTGCAGATGCTGCAATAAGGCACAATAAAACCCGTTCTGATTTTACAACGTCCAATCATTCTTCTTCTGAAAGTCATAAAAACACTAAAGGAGACGCCTGTTCTCCGTTTTGTGTCTGCACTTGTTGCAATGTTCCTACCTTTCTTTACCGTACAACGTTTCCTGCCATTGTTGTCATTTTTTTACAAGTTGCCTATCCAAATTCCCATCCTGCTAAAGTAGTTTCTACTCCTTTAGCAATCTGGCAACCGCCACAATTAGGTTAA
- a CDS encoding metallophosphoesterase family protein, giving the protein MKIALLSDIHANLPALEAAFAHIEKQKPDAVYCLGDLIGYNTWPNEVIREIRARKIATLAGNHDLKVLNLKAVNVNELQESGKNYAYHIVGKQERNYLLTLPAHIRLEFKLNDDTLNILLVHGSPRSVDEYVLEDTEETYVLQLMEEAQADILCVGHSHKPYHRIIQAASGSPKHIINTGSIGKPKDNNPFGGYVMLELSEAKSGISNENIKVDFLRFEYDVEKAAQAIEQSPLPNEFADRLRKAY; this is encoded by the coding sequence ATGAAAATAGCACTTTTATCAGACATACATGCAAATTTACCGGCGCTAGAGGCCGCATTTGCACATATTGAGAAGCAAAAGCCAGACGCAGTTTATTGTCTTGGTGATTTGATAGGATACAACACTTGGCCCAATGAAGTTATAAGAGAAATCAGGGCCCGTAAAATAGCCACATTAGCTGGCAACCATGATCTAAAAGTTTTAAATCTTAAAGCAGTCAATGTAAATGAACTTCAAGAATCTGGGAAAAATTATGCCTACCATATTGTAGGAAAACAGGAACGCAATTATTTACTTACACTTCCCGCACATATACGTCTGGAATTTAAGTTGAATGATGATACCCTTAACATTTTGCTGGTGCATGGTAGTCCCCGCAGTGTAGATGAATATGTTTTAGAAGATACTGAAGAAACCTATGTACTGCAATTAATGGAAGAAGCTCAGGCAGATATACTTTGCGTTGGACACTCCCACAAGCCATATCACAGGATTATTCAAGCTGCATCTGGCAGTCCAAAGCATATCATAAATACAGGTTCAATCGGTAAACCTAAAGACAACAATCCTTTTGGTGGTTATGTTATGCTCGAATTGTCGGAAGCCAAATCCGGTATTTCAAATGAAAACATAAAAGTTGATTTTTTGCGATTTGAATATGACGTAGAAAAAGCAGCACAAGCAATTGAACAAAGTCCTTTACCAAACGAGTTTGCAGACAGATTAAGAAAAGCATACTAA
- a CDS encoding IS5 family transposase, producing MKQEFFDQINTLVNWRPISNIINKHYHKGESKMGRPSYSGLVLFKMTLLQTWYGLSDYEVEDRINDSISFSRFVGISLDDSVPDHSVISRFRSSLTEKGVYENLFKELNKQLNKHKILVKRGAIVDASIVDSPLKPKGKVIYEIESDRSEHPREDSELDKENSEQLLIQQESPGVDHEARWIKKAGKTRYGYKKHYVTDTEGLVLGVVTTPANVNEIANLQQVISSADLPKGIHIYADKGYRSSKNEELIKSGKLKSRILHKAKKGTALTEREKLRNKLIGKIRFKVERTFGSIRRWFNSSCARYKGIAKMHTQNLMEAMAYNLYRSPGILVSNAIKNTN from the coding sequence ATCAAGCAGGAATTCTTCGATCAGATCAATACATTGGTAAATTGGCGTCCGATTTCAAATATTATCAACAAGCATTACCACAAAGGGGAAAGCAAAATGGGACGCCCTAGTTATTCTGGTCTTGTCCTCTTCAAAATGACACTTCTACAGACCTGGTATGGTCTGAGTGACTACGAAGTAGAAGACCGTATAAACGACAGTATCTCCTTTAGTCGCTTTGTTGGCATCAGTTTGGACGATTCGGTTCCCGATCACAGTGTTATTAGCCGTTTTCGCAGCTCGCTGACAGAAAAGGGTGTTTATGAGAATCTATTCAAGGAGCTGAACAAGCAGTTGAATAAACATAAAATATTGGTAAAACGTGGAGCTATCGTTGATGCCAGTATTGTTGATTCTCCGCTAAAACCAAAAGGCAAAGTTATTTACGAGATCGAAAGTGACCGTAGTGAACATCCTCGCGAAGATTCTGAGCTGGATAAAGAGAATAGTGAACAGTTATTGATCCAACAAGAGAGCCCGGGTGTTGACCATGAAGCTCGTTGGATAAAGAAGGCTGGGAAAACACGTTATGGCTATAAAAAGCATTATGTCACCGATACAGAAGGCCTGGTTCTGGGCGTGGTAACCACTCCAGCAAATGTAAATGAAATTGCCAATCTTCAACAGGTAATATCTTCGGCTGACCTTCCAAAGGGCATCCATATCTATGCTGACAAGGGATATCGTTCCTCTAAAAATGAGGAATTGATCAAATCAGGAAAGCTAAAAAGCAGGATCTTGCATAAGGCAAAGAAAGGAACAGCGTTAACCGAAAGAGAGAAGTTAAGAAACAAACTGATCGGCAAGATCAGGTTCAAAGTTGAACGGACCTTCGGGAGCATCCGGCGATGGTTCAACTCAAGCTGTGCAAGGTATAAGGGGATCGCCAAAATGCATACACAAAATCTAATGGAAGCCATGGCGTACAATCTTTACAGATCACCTGGGATACTTGTGTCCAATGCAATAAAAAACACAAATTAA
- a CDS encoding ISL3 family transposase — MNASKLVFSDDGDNFRIISVDNQQDVLVVYVQSTTRSAVCPNCCITSKRIHSYYTRKIADLPVFGKTSRIILRSRKFYCHQDECPFKIFTERFESHFRPYKRRTERLESKIRQLGLLAGGRPAQRICTILSIPTSDTTILRLIEKSDFSPAKGVTAIGVDDWAYKKRKSYGSILVNLHTGKVIDLLPDREQETLRKWLQERPEIEVMSRDRYSNYQKAITLGAPQSIQVTDRWHLLKNLSEAVQKVLIRHYSKATALLANKQLRVDDQQIAENQSSLSENRSSPDSAHGGIRLKRFEQLKELQKKGYSIRAMARHLCMHRQTVKNYLDMETLPRKSQCKINPLEKFFTHIKKRMEEEPSILITTLWQELRTQGYKGAYSTFSEGLKFYGIRVGKKAGFTKELPNHGAATFKPSSAAIWFLSDQQNLWDDQRNIIRELCKSSKELNKTFILVQSFRKIMAEKSGDTKLREWIEKSSTSGLKEIASFAKGLLADCPAVENALTLPWSNGPVEGNVNRLKMIKRQMYGRAGFDLLRKRVLYAPS; from the coding sequence ATGAATGCATCAAAACTTGTTTTTTCGGACGATGGTGATAACTTTAGGATTATATCAGTAGATAACCAGCAAGATGTACTGGTAGTTTATGTGCAGAGTACTACCCGAAGTGCTGTCTGCCCAAACTGCTGCATCACTTCGAAAAGAATCCACAGCTATTACACCCGCAAGATCGCAGACCTTCCTGTCTTTGGTAAAACTTCCAGAATTATTCTTCGCTCTCGTAAATTTTATTGTCATCAAGACGAATGTCCGTTCAAAATATTCACCGAGAGGTTCGAGAGTCATTTCAGGCCATATAAACGGAGGACTGAGCGTCTGGAAAGTAAGATCAGACAACTTGGGCTTCTTGCCGGAGGAAGGCCTGCTCAGCGGATTTGTACCATATTGTCGATACCCACTAGCGATACGACTATACTACGGTTGATTGAAAAAAGCGATTTTTCACCAGCAAAAGGTGTAACCGCCATTGGCGTAGACGATTGGGCTTACAAAAAAAGGAAAAGTTACGGTAGTATTTTGGTCAATCTCCACACAGGGAAAGTGATAGATCTATTACCAGACCGTGAACAGGAGACATTGCGTAAATGGCTACAGGAACGTCCAGAGATTGAAGTAATGAGCCGGGATAGATACAGTAACTATCAAAAAGCAATTACTTTGGGTGCTCCCCAATCTATCCAGGTCACCGATCGTTGGCACTTGTTGAAAAATTTAAGTGAGGCGGTACAGAAAGTTTTGATTAGGCATTACAGCAAAGCCACAGCTTTGTTGGCCAATAAGCAGTTGCGGGTTGACGATCAACAAATAGCTGAAAATCAAAGCTCACTATCTGAAAACAGAAGCTCTCCGGATTCAGCTCATGGCGGGATCCGCTTAAAGCGGTTTGAGCAACTGAAGGAATTACAGAAAAAAGGATATTCCATACGTGCCATGGCACGGCATCTGTGCATGCACAGACAAACCGTCAAAAACTATCTGGACATGGAGACCTTGCCCCGGAAATCTCAATGCAAGATTAATCCGCTTGAAAAATTCTTTACGCATATAAAAAAGCGTATGGAGGAAGAGCCGAGCATATTGATCACCACATTGTGGCAGGAGCTCAGAACCCAAGGATATAAGGGAGCCTATTCAACTTTCTCAGAAGGCTTGAAATTCTATGGGATCCGAGTGGGCAAAAAAGCTGGGTTCACTAAAGAATTACCGAATCATGGTGCAGCAACTTTTAAACCATCATCAGCGGCGATATGGTTTCTGTCAGATCAACAAAATCTGTGGGATGACCAACGGAATATCATCCGCGAATTATGCAAATCCTCCAAAGAGCTGAATAAGACTTTTATCCTAGTGCAATCCTTCCGTAAAATAATGGCTGAGAAGTCGGGCGATACAAAATTGAGGGAGTGGATCGAGAAATCAAGCACCTCGGGACTAAAAGAAATAGCATCATTCGCAAAAGGACTGCTCGCCGATTGCCCCGCTGTTGAAAATGCGCTCACCTTACCATGGAGTAATGGTCCCGTGGAAGGAAACGTGAACCGACTGAAAATGATTAAGAGGCAGATGTATGGTAGAGCGGGGTTTGACTTATTGAGGAAACGTGTATTATACGCTCCGTCTTGA
- a CDS encoding CusA/CzcA family heavy metal efflux RND transporter codes for MLKKIIQFSIQNKLVIGLFTLALIAWGVYSLRQLPIDAVPDITNNQVQVITLSPSLASQEVERLISYPVEQTMSTIPEIEQVRSISRFGLSVVTIVFHDDVDIYWARQQVNEKLSEAKNNIPQGLGNPEISPISTGLGEIYQYVIHAKTGFEKKYTARELRSIQDWIVRRQLLGTPGIAEVNSFGGLLKQYEIALDPDKLRSFSLSINDVFTSLEQNNQNTGGAYIDKKPNAYFIRSEGFVSSLDDINEIVVKSNPSGIPVLIRDIATVQIGNSIRYGALTRATPDAQGEAVGGIVMMLKGANANNVVQQVKVKIDRISKTLPEGVTIEPFLDRSALVDRAISTVAKNLIEGALIVIFVLVLFLGNLRAGLVVASVIPLAMLFAIAMMNLFGVSGNLMSLGAIDFGLIVDGAVIIVEATMHHLGMRKPGRMTQEEMDEEVYESAVKIRSAASFGEIIILIVYLPILALVGIEGKMFGPMAQTVSFAILGAFLLSMTYVPMVSALFLSKNPTHKRNFSDRMMDFFHKYYHPMIKGALKRRKVVTITSIVLLAVSLFVFSRMGGEFIPNLEEGDFAVETRLLTGSSLSQTIDKVNQVSAILVKKFPEVKEVVGKIGAAEIPTDPMPMEACDLTIILKDKKEWTSAKTREELTEMMGDALKEVPGVSFGFSQPIQLRSNELISGVRQDIGIKIFGDDLTALTDFSKKIGSIVSSVEGAKDIYLEQAEGLPQIVVRIKRDRIAQYGLSVGTVNQALNAAFAGQSAGLVYEGEQRYDMVVRLSQENRQGIDDVKNVYVTAPNGNQVPLDQLAEIDFKIGPNQIQREDTKRRIIVGLNVRGRDIASVVEEIQTKIEKQIKLPPGYYITYGGQFENLREATKRLSVAVPVALLLILLLLYFSFGSVKQSLLIFSAIPMAAIGGIFALLLRGMPFSISAGVGFIALFGVAVLNGIVLITEFNRLKNLGKYTLNDIVLKGTELRLRPVLMTATVASLGFLPMAISTAAGAEVQKPLATVVIGGLITSTILTLIVLPVLYTYFEKWKGKTKPISTATVAVIIVGLLLFAPSAKAQTQGRPLTMGQAIQTAINNNESMKASGLQINQQQALRGSSFDLGKTNFDVQYGQFNSIKKDNNFSVSQSIPNPGVFRNQRGLYDARIKGAELNLSVTRNELSYQVKSAYSQLAYYVALQELYKSQDSVYSNFLKAATLRYKAGETNLLESTTAETQYNEVLNQMSKNRSDILAFTAELQRLLNSKEPIEVTKDQFKQDEYSNVALDSAISANPLLALQRQQIIIADKALALEKSRSGPDFTVGYFNQSIIGAQNVNGADQYFSGSKRFQGIQAGIALPIFFKPFSSRVKAARIEKEVAETQFNLFETNLQGQYKQAYQDLQKNSRSIDYYKKSALPNVNLILKQSQIAFQNGEIGYVEYLQALRTYSEIRFNYLQAINQYNQSVYTLQYLMGL; via the coding sequence ATGCTGAAAAAAATCATTCAGTTTTCTATACAAAACAAGCTTGTTATTGGGCTTTTTACCCTTGCATTAATCGCATGGGGTGTTTACTCCCTTAGACAGCTTCCTATAGATGCTGTACCTGACATTACCAATAATCAGGTACAAGTTATTACCCTCAGTCCTTCACTGGCCAGCCAGGAAGTCGAACGTTTGATATCTTATCCCGTTGAACAGACTATGTCTACCATTCCAGAAATTGAACAAGTCCGTTCTATTTCAAGGTTCGGATTGTCTGTAGTGACGATCGTGTTTCATGATGATGTGGACATTTATTGGGCACGGCAACAGGTCAATGAAAAGTTATCTGAAGCCAAAAACAATATCCCTCAGGGTTTAGGTAACCCGGAAATTTCACCTATTTCTACTGGGCTTGGTGAGATTTACCAGTATGTCATCCATGCTAAAACTGGTTTTGAGAAAAAATACACTGCTAGGGAACTGCGGAGTATCCAGGACTGGATTGTGCGGAGACAACTTTTAGGTACTCCTGGCATTGCTGAGGTGAATAGTTTTGGCGGTCTTTTGAAACAGTACGAAATTGCTCTGGACCCAGATAAGCTGCGGAGTTTCAGCTTGAGTATTAATGATGTGTTTACTTCGCTGGAACAAAACAACCAGAACACCGGAGGCGCTTACATCGATAAAAAACCAAATGCATATTTCATACGGAGTGAAGGTTTTGTGAGTAGTCTGGATGATATCAATGAGATCGTTGTTAAAAGTAATCCCAGTGGTATACCAGTCCTGATCCGGGACATTGCCACTGTACAAATTGGTAATTCTATCCGTTATGGTGCCTTAACTAGGGCTACCCCAGATGCACAGGGTGAAGCCGTGGGTGGAATTGTCATGATGCTCAAAGGAGCAAATGCCAACAACGTAGTACAGCAGGTAAAAGTCAAAATTGACCGGATCAGTAAGACTTTACCAGAAGGTGTGACCATAGAGCCTTTTCTTGACCGCAGTGCTTTGGTCGACAGGGCCATCAGCACAGTAGCGAAAAACCTTATTGAAGGTGCTTTAATCGTTATTTTCGTACTGGTGCTTTTTCTTGGAAACTTGCGGGCCGGATTGGTCGTGGCTTCAGTAATCCCGCTGGCCATGTTGTTCGCTATTGCGATGATGAACCTTTTCGGGGTTTCCGGAAACCTTATGAGTCTCGGAGCGATTGATTTTGGTTTGATTGTGGATGGAGCAGTTATCATTGTAGAGGCCACCATGCACCATTTGGGTATGCGTAAGCCAGGAAGGATGACCCAAGAAGAGATGGACGAAGAGGTTTATGAATCGGCAGTCAAAATCAGATCGGCTGCTTCTTTTGGGGAGATCATTATTCTGATTGTTTATTTACCAATATTGGCTTTGGTAGGGATTGAAGGTAAAATGTTCGGGCCGATGGCTCAAACAGTTTCTTTTGCGATTCTGGGAGCGTTTTTGTTGTCAATGACGTACGTACCGATGGTTTCTGCTTTATTTTTGAGCAAAAATCCTACGCATAAAAGAAACTTTTCTGACAGGATGATGGATTTCTTTCACAAGTATTACCATCCGATGATTAAGGGGGCACTGAAACGGAGAAAAGTAGTAACGATCACTTCCATTGTTTTGCTTGCAGTCAGTTTATTTGTATTCAGTCGTATGGGCGGAGAGTTTATTCCCAACCTGGAAGAGGGAGATTTTGCGGTGGAAACCAGGCTCTTGACAGGTAGTTCGCTTTCCCAGACGATTGATAAGGTAAACCAGGTGTCGGCGATTCTCGTCAAGAAGTTTCCTGAGGTAAAAGAGGTGGTCGGCAAAATTGGAGCAGCGGAAATTCCTACAGACCCTATGCCAATGGAGGCCTGCGATTTGACCATCATTTTGAAAGATAAGAAAGAATGGACAAGTGCCAAGACCCGTGAGGAACTAACAGAAATGATGGGTGATGCACTGAAGGAAGTGCCTGGTGTAAGCTTTGGTTTTTCTCAGCCGATCCAATTGCGCTCCAATGAGCTGATCTCTGGTGTCAGACAGGACATTGGGATTAAGATCTTTGGGGATGATCTTACAGCATTGACCGACTTCTCGAAAAAAATCGGAAGTATTGTATCTTCTGTTGAGGGAGCAAAAGATATCTATTTGGAACAGGCAGAAGGTTTGCCCCAGATTGTAGTCAGAATCAAAAGGGACAGGATTGCCCAATATGGCCTGAGTGTAGGAACCGTTAATCAAGCCCTAAATGCTGCTTTTGCAGGTCAGTCTGCTGGCTTGGTTTACGAAGGCGAACAGCGCTATGATATGGTAGTTCGTTTATCACAGGAAAATCGCCAGGGAATCGACGATGTGAAAAATGTGTATGTTACTGCGCCAAACGGCAATCAGGTACCCCTGGATCAGCTGGCTGAGATTGATTTCAAGATAGGTCCCAATCAGATACAACGCGAGGATACCAAACGCAGAATTATCGTTGGCTTGAACGTCCGTGGACGTGATATCGCTAGCGTGGTGGAAGAAATCCAAACAAAAATAGAAAAACAGATCAAATTGCCTCCCGGCTATTACATTACTTACGGAGGCCAGTTTGAGAACCTGAGAGAGGCTACTAAGCGATTGTCGGTAGCCGTGCCTGTAGCACTACTGCTAATTCTGCTATTGCTATACTTTTCTTTTGGTTCGGTCAAGCAATCACTTCTGATTTTTTCAGCTATACCAATGGCGGCCATTGGAGGAATATTTGCCTTACTTTTAAGGGGAATGCCATTTAGTATTTCCGCAGGTGTCGGTTTTATCGCACTTTTCGGGGTTGCTGTACTAAATGGGATCGTACTGATCACAGAATTTAACCGCCTTAAAAATTTGGGTAAATATACTCTGAATGACATTGTTTTAAAAGGTACTGAACTGCGGTTGCGGCCAGTATTGATGACAGCAACTGTGGCTTCTCTTGGATTTTTGCCAATGGCGATTTCTACTGCCGCCGGTGCGGAGGTGCAAAAGCCACTTGCTACGGTGGTCATCGGTGGCTTGATCACGTCAACTATTCTTACCTTAATTGTATTACCTGTGCTGTATACTTATTTTGAAAAATGGAAAGGTAAAACAAAACCTATTTCTACTGCAACAGTAGCAGTTATCATTGTCGGGCTATTATTGTTTGCACCCAGTGCAAAAGCCCAAACCCAGGGCCGTCCGCTTACAATGGGGCAGGCGATCCAAACAGCTATTAATAATAACGAGTCGATGAAAGCCTCGGGTTTACAGATTAATCAGCAACAAGCTCTAAGAGGTAGCTCTTTTGATTTGGGTAAAACCAATTTTGATGTACAATACGGACAGTTCAATAGCATAAAGAAAGACAATAATTTCAGTGTTTCGCAGAGTATCCCAAATCCCGGGGTGTTCAGGAACCAGCGAGGTCTGTATGATGCAAGAATCAAAGGAGCAGAACTGAATTTGTCGGTAACCCGAAATGAACTTAGTTATCAGGTTAAAAGTGCTTATAGTCAACTTGCCTACTACGTGGCTTTGCAGGAATTGTATAAAAGCCAGGATTCGGTATATAGCAATTTCCTTAAGGCGGCTACTTTGCGATACAAGGCTGGAGAAACTAATTTATTGGAAAGTACCACTGCTGAGACCCAATACAATGAGGTACTGAATCAAATGAGCAAGAATCGTTCAGATATTTTAGCATTTACCGCAGAACTTCAAAGGTTGCTAAATTCAAAGGAACCCATCGAAGTGACTAAAGATCAGTTCAAACAGGATGAATATAGTAATGTTGCCCTTGACAGTGCGATATCGGCTAACCCCTTGCTCGCATTGCAAAGGCAGCAGATTATTATTGCAGACAAAGCGCTTGCACTGGAAAAATCTCGTTCAGGCCCTGATTTTACCGTCGGCTATTTTAACCAATCTATCATTGGTGCCCAGAACGTTAACGGTGCCGATCAGTATTTTAGTGGAAGCAAGAGATTTCAGGGTATACAGGCAGGGATAGCTTTGCCGATATTTTTTAAACCGTTTTCCTCTCGGGTTAAAGCGGCTAGAATAGAAAAGGAGGTTGCTGAAACCCAATTTAATCTATTTGAGACCAATCTGCAAGGCCAGTATAAACAAGCTTACCAGGATTTGCAGAAAAATTCAAGAAGCATTGATTATTATAAAAAAAGTGCATTGCCTAACGTAAACCTCATCTTAAAGCAATCGCAAATCGCTTTTCAAAATGGTGAAATTGGATATGTTGAATATTTGCAGGCTTTACGTACCTATTCAGAAATCCGTTTCAATTACTTACAGGCAATCAATCAGTATAATCAATCAGTTTACACGCTTCAATACCTTATGGGGCTTTAA
- a CDS encoding iron dependent repressor, metal binding and dimerization domain protein has product MTYKPVTLTEAGKKDAALIVRKHRLIEMYLVEKMGFGWDEVHDIAEQVEHVSSNLFFDKMDELLGCPKFDPHGAPIPDRHGKVEVPYQIKLSECIVGETIKLSGVIHSSDDFLKFLNSKDLKLGTVLTINLIEAFDGTREVSYDGRRNVVLSQIACEKLLIQKTK; this is encoded by the coding sequence ATGACCTATAAACCTGTTACCCTAACTGAAGCTGGTAAAAAGGATGCGGCCTTAATTGTTCGAAAACACCGCCTTATTGAGATGTATTTAGTAGAAAAAATGGGGTTTGGCTGGGATGAAGTTCATGATATTGCTGAACAGGTTGAGCATGTAAGTTCTAACCTTTTTTTCGATAAAATGGATGAGCTCCTTGGTTGTCCAAAATTTGATCCTCACGGAGCACCAATACCCGATAGACATGGAAAGGTTGAGGTTCCTTATCAAATAAAGTTGAGTGAATGCATTGTGGGAGAAACAATTAAACTTTCTGGTGTCATTCACTCGTCTGATGATTTCTTGAAGTTTTTAAACAGTAAGGATTTAAAACTGGGAACTGTCCTTACAATTAATTTAATAGAAGCTTTTGACGGAACTAGGGAAGTTAGTTATGATGGAAGAAGAAATGTAGTACTTAGCCAAATTGCTTGCGAAAAGCTATTGATTCAAAAAACGAAATAA